In Victivallis lenta, the sequence CTTCCACCACGGCGCCCTGGCCGCCGAATTCAATGATTTCAAGATCTTTGTAAGGATCGACCCCGGCCTTCTTCAACGCTCCGCGGAAGATCACATCGCCGGTGGAGAGCTTGCCGAGGCCGACTCTTGCCCCCTTGAAGTTCGCAAGATTCCGGAACTTCCCGGCATTCTCCGGCTTGACGATGATCGCCTGACCGCCGATCATCATGCCGCCGAAGACGGTGAAGTCGACTCCTCGGGCGATGAAAAGCAGCGGCGCCGCCGTGCCGAAGGTCCCGACATCAAGTTTTTTCGCCCGGACCGCTGCGCACCCTTCCGCAGTGGTATTGAACTGAAACAGATCGGCATCAATTCCTTCTTCGGCGAAAAAGCCTTTTTCCCGGGCGATGAAGTGCAGTCCGTGCGCCGGTTCCGCCAGATAGCCGACCCTGACCTTGTCTGCGGCGAACGTCCCCGAAGCCGTGAGAGCCAGAATTGCCGAAAGAGTGATTTGGAAAATGTTGTTCATGTTGAAACTCCTTGATTTTTTTCAGATTATTCAATTGTGTCGGAATCAATTCCGTACTGTTCAAACCCGAGATTGTTGAGCGGATTCCGCACGCCGGCACGGACGTCCTCGACGATTTTGCCGACATTGGCCTGGATCTCCGTCGGCACAGGATCGAACGGCGTACTGTATTCCGCGCTCGCCAGAATCACGATCTGCGACTTCTTGGTCGATTCGCTTTCGGTCGAGAACAGCCAGCCGAGCAGCGGAAGGTCTTTCAGGAGCGGCACTCCCGCGACACCTCGGACGACGTCGAACTTCTTCAGGCCGCCGATCACGAAATTCTTGCCGCTGTTGCCGATCTGCACTTCCGTTTCGATTTCGGACTTGTTCAGACGCGGTTCCCCGCTGGAATCCCAGCCGATCAGCGAAACGCTCTCCGCATGGAGCTTCAGAGTGGTGCTGTTGGCCGTGACGATCGGCTCGACGAGATCAAGCGAAAAACGAAACCCTTCTCCGACTTTGGTGATCTGCTGCTGCCCCTTCCGGATTTCGAGTTTTCCTGCGTCCGGCACATCCGGTTCGCCTGCGAACGGCGCCGGCAGCCTGCCGGTGTTGCCGGGTTCGATTTTTTGCGACACGTCGTCATAGAACAGGCCGGAACCGACATTGATTGAGGTTGTGGTGCGGTTTTTGGCATTCAGCACGCCGCTGGTCAGCACCCGCGCTTTGCCGCGGCTGGTCAGAAAATCGATGTACTTGCTGTTCCACTTCGGATTGAAATTGAAGAATTCCGTTTTGCTGGAGCCGGAGTTGTTCACTCCCGCGCCGAACGTGGAAGCCCAATTGCTGCGGAAACGCCCTCCGGCGGAAAAGAAATCCGCGCCGTCGTTGTTTTTCCAGCTCTGAAAATCCAGGCCGATCCTGTCGTCGTTTTCCGCGAAGATTTCGACCACTTTGTAGCGGAAACGGATCTCCGGGATCGGGCGGTCATATTGCGCAAGCATATTGCTGATATGTTTCCATGACCAGAAAGGAGCCGCGACAAACAGCGCGTTAAGTCCGCCGTCGACGATCAGTTTGTCCACACCGTTGTCGAATTCCACATCAATCGCCGAGACGCCCACTTCCGAAACCATTTTCTTCAAAGTCGCCGCCGAATTGATCTTCGGGAAGTAGATGAATTTCGGACGGCCGCTGGAAGCGGTCAACCCCGGCTGGTCAAGCCGTTCCACCAGTTTGTCGATGCTCTCTCCGTAACCGTCGTCCTCAAACCGGCAGGCTTCCGCCGAGACGATCAGCAGCTTGCGCCCATTGTTGAATTTGAGCGCAGCGACGCTCGGCTGATTCTGATCCACGCGCTTGGCGTTGATAATGGCGTTCAGATACCAGCGCAGTCCGTAGGGATCCGCATGTTTGAGTTCGTAAGTTCTGGTAATGACGTACGGGTCGTTGTTGTCGCGGATAAAATGGATCGCTTTCGTCCCGTCCTTGACTTCCAGCCGCAGCTGCGCCTGCACGCTGCTGCTGCCGTAACCGGCGCTGGGGGCGTTGAAATCGGCTTTGGGCTTACCGGGAATCTGCTCCGGCACGAGATTGATCGTTTCGGCCGCCGTCAGAACGGAAGCGGGAAAAAGTGCGGCCAGAAGGAGAAATATCTTGTTGTTCATGAAGTAAACCTTTCGGAAAATCAGTTGAGTTCTTCCGCAACGACTTCCGGACTGACCGGAGGAGTCGGCAGAAGTTCGGGGTGGACCAGACGGGCTTCGGCTGTGACGATGATGTAGCTTTTCTCTTTCAGCGTGGTGGTCGTGCCGAACAGATATTTGAGCACCGGAATCCGTGAGAGAAACGGGATGCCGATCGTTTGTTCGACATCGGTCTCTTTCACATAGCTGCCGAGCAGTTTCTCCTGCTTGAAGCCAAGTGTCAAAGCTCCGTCAATCCGTGCGTAATTGCTGAGTTCATCTCCGCGATTGTTGCGTTCCACAACACTGTTCACTCCGAGGTTGTAGGAGAAAATCACTCCGCCGGTTCTGTTGTTTTCATAAAAATCCCCGGTTGCAGGCACCATGCCGATGGAATCCACTTCACCGGTCTGTGTTCCGAAGCAGATCACCGGATTGGTGATTTTGAGCGCGACTGCCGGAGTTCCATTTTGGTCAGCCACGACATCGGTTCGGTCGTCATCATCCTTTTTGAGGTTCTGGTAGCTCGGCGTCAACTCTGCATAATAGGTGCGCGTGACATCGCTGCCGTCGCCGTAAAGCGGCGTATTGAGAAAGGTCAGGTCCGCATTGGAAACCAGCCGGGCATTGCCGGATTGCTGAAGCAGCCGGACGAAACTCAAATCGAACTGCGGCGCGGTGAAGAATCCGCCGTAACTCCAGTTCGTGGAAAAATTTTTTGCCAGATCGGCGAACTGTTTCGCTCCGTTGAGGAGTTGCAGGACCGCTTCGTTGGAGAAAACCTTTCCGGCATCATATCCGGCGGCAAACAGATTCAACCCCGGTCCGTTTTTCCATGCCAGATAGTCCACGCCGATGTCGCGCAGTTTGCTTTCGCGCACCTCATAGTAGTTCAAACGCAGATTCACCTGCGGCACCGGGCGGTCCAGCCGCTGTACCCAGGCGAGAATCGCCTTGGCGGAAGCCACATCATCTTTCCAGTAGATCGTATTGGTTTCCGCATTGAGATAGGCCGCGCCGATGCCCGTGCGCAAAGCGCCATTGATGATGTTGACGATATCCTGCGCCGCCCGGTAACGCGGCGTGTAGCTGATGCGGGTCACGCCGGTGCCTTCGATCACGGAGCCGAACTCGTCAAGCTTGCCAGGCTGGTCGATTTTTGCGATCAGGTCGTCGATCAGCGGGATGATTTCCGGGCCGGAGGAAACGATCAGCCAGTTCTTTTTTGCCGAAAAGTAGTTGACCCGTTCGACCCGCGACTGCGAGTCGTAACGCTTGACCGCGTTCTCGACAAAGGGACGGATATCGGTCGCCTTGACGTATTTGAGTTCATAGATTTTGCTTGTAATGCCGGTTTGGGCGTCATCCTGAATCAGGCGGATCTGCCGCACCTCGTCAGGCGCGTTTTTTCTGCCGGCAAACGCCGGAGACTGTCCGAAGGCGGAGACGGAAAAGCCCGCCGCCAATATGATATGGAAAATACTGTTGTTCATGGTGGTTCCTCATCGGGAAACGCTTCACTCCGAGAGCGGAGAAGCGTGAATTGATCCGGTCATAAAAAACGGACCCGGCACGGGTCCGATTCTGTCGGCTGCGATGCTGTCTCAGCGGCGACATCGGTCCGGCATTCGGCTCATGCGGCGCATCCGGCGGAGCACGGGAGTCATTTTCCCCGTAAAACGGCAGGTTCCGGCGGTATCCGGTAATGAAATGAAACGGTTCGTTTTCATCATCTCCTTTCCGACGATAATGAATTTCGTCATGATATCAAAGAAAACCAAAGCCGATGACTCGGCTTTTGCCATTCACGGGAGCAATCAGCGCGCGAAACAGAATCTCCTGTTCGATGGCGGAACTGTCGCTGCCGGTTCTGCGGAAGCAGACTTTCCAGACCAGTGTTTTCAGAACCGGAGTTTTCAATTCCCCGCGGTATTCGAAAGAGCGGATGGTTCCCAGCGTGTTCCGCAGCTGCAGGAGCGATTGCGAGAATGCCTCCGGTGTAAATTCCTTCTGAAGATTTTCCGCGAGGACCTCTTTCAGCAG encodes:
- a CDS encoding type II secretion system protein GspD, with protein sequence MNNKIFLLLAALFPASVLTAAETINLVPEQIPGKPKADFNAPSAGYGSSSVQAQLRLEVKDGTKAIHFIRDNNDPYVITRTYELKHADPYGLRWYLNAIINAKRVDQNQPSVAALKFNNGRKLLIVSAEACRFEDDGYGESIDKLVERLDQPGLTASSGRPKFIYFPKINSAATLKKMVSEVGVSAIDVEFDNGVDKLIVDGGLNALFVAAPFWSWKHISNMLAQYDRPIPEIRFRYKVVEIFAENDDRIGLDFQSWKNNDGADFFSAGGRFRSNWASTFGAGVNNSGSSKTEFFNFNPKWNSKYIDFLTSRGKARVLTSGVLNAKNRTTTSINVGSGLFYDDVSQKIEPGNTGRLPAPFAGEPDVPDAGKLEIRKGQQQITKVGEGFRFSLDLVEPIVTANSTTLKLHAESVSLIGWDSSGEPRLNKSEIETEVQIGNSGKNFVIGGLKKFDVVRGVAGVPLLKDLPLLGWLFSTESESTKKSQIVILASAEYSTPFDPVPTEIQANVGKIVEDVRAGVRNPLNNLGFEQYGIDSDTIE